The Nocardia arthritidis genome has a window encoding:
- the rfbC gene encoding dTDP-4-dehydrorhamnose 3,5-epimerase, which translates to MRIERTDLADVLVLTPEPFRDERGLFTRTFDADLFDAYLGAPGTAASFVQDSQSRSVRGVIRGMHGRAGRGEAKLVRCAHGAVHDVLVDIRPGSPTFGEWRSFLLDDNEFRHLYVPPGYLHGFQALTEIADVCYRIDRPHDPAEDLGVAYHDPELAIEWPLPVTAVSQRDARAGSWANLVHLLTASR; encoded by the coding sequence GTGCGTATCGAGCGGACCGACCTCGCCGATGTCCTTGTGCTCACGCCCGAGCCGTTCCGCGACGAACGCGGGCTGTTCACCAGAACCTTCGACGCGGACCTCTTCGACGCATACCTGGGCGCGCCGGGTACGGCGGCATCGTTCGTCCAGGATTCCCAATCCCGTTCGGTGCGCGGCGTCATCCGGGGCATGCACGGTCGCGCGGGCCGCGGCGAGGCGAAGCTGGTCCGCTGCGCGCACGGTGCGGTGCACGACGTGCTCGTCGATATCCGGCCTGGTTCGCCGACATTCGGTGAATGGCGGTCATTCCTCTTGGACGACAACGAATTTCGTCACCTGTATGTGCCGCCGGGCTATCTGCACGGCTTTCAGGCGCTGACCGAGATCGCCGACGTCTGCTACCGGATCGACCGGCCGCACGACCCGGCCGAAGATCTCGGCGTCGCGTACCACGACCCCGAGCTCGCGATCGAATGGCCGCTGCCGGTCACCGCGGTCTCGCAGCGCGATGCCCGCGCGGGCAGCTGGGCGAACCTCGTCCACCTGCTGACAGCCAGCCGGTGA
- a CDS encoding NAD(P)H-quinone oxidoreductase yields MRAINLNGFGGPEVMVWTEAPDPAPGHGEVLIDVLAAGVNRADLLQRQGFYPPPPGASPIMGLECSGVVAEVGDGVRDWRVGDRVCALLSGGGYAERVVVPATQLLPVPDGLDLAAAAGLPEAAATVWSNLVMTAGLHAGQLLLIHGGGSGIGTHAIQIAKSLGARVAATAGSAEKLRRCAELGAEVLINYREDDFVEAVRAQGPGADVILDVMGAAYLARNVDALAPHGHLVVIGMQGGASGELNLGALLRKWGSIHATNVRNRPATGTGSKAEIIAELRGRVWPLIADGRVVPVIDAEIPVADAAEAHRLLDASGAFGKVVLRIRDE; encoded by the coding sequence GTGCGCGCAATAAACCTGAACGGTTTCGGTGGACCAGAGGTAATGGTGTGGACCGAGGCGCCGGATCCGGCGCCCGGACACGGCGAGGTGCTGATCGACGTGCTGGCGGCCGGCGTGAACCGCGCGGATCTGCTTCAGCGCCAAGGCTTTTACCCACCCCCGCCGGGCGCGAGCCCGATCATGGGCCTCGAGTGTTCCGGTGTCGTCGCCGAAGTCGGCGATGGGGTGCGCGACTGGCGAGTCGGCGACCGGGTGTGCGCGCTGCTGTCCGGCGGCGGCTACGCCGAACGGGTTGTCGTGCCCGCGACCCAACTGCTGCCGGTCCCCGACGGACTGGATCTGGCCGCGGCGGCCGGACTTCCGGAGGCGGCCGCGACGGTGTGGTCGAACCTGGTGATGACCGCGGGCCTGCACGCCGGACAGCTGTTGCTGATCCACGGCGGCGGCAGCGGTATCGGCACCCATGCGATCCAGATCGCGAAAAGTCTCGGCGCGCGGGTCGCGGCGACCGCGGGTTCGGCCGAAAAGCTGCGGCGCTGTGCGGAATTGGGCGCCGAGGTGTTGATCAACTATCGGGAGGACGATTTCGTCGAGGCGGTGCGCGCGCAGGGTCCGGGCGCGGATGTGATTCTCGACGTGATGGGCGCGGCATATCTGGCCCGCAATGTCGACGCGCTGGCGCCGCACGGCCACCTGGTGGTGATCGGAATGCAGGGCGGGGCCAGTGGCGAATTGAATCTCGGTGCGCTGCTTCGCAAATGGGGCAGCATCCACGCCACCAACGTGCGTAACCGCCCGGCCACCGGCACCGGCAGCAAGGCCGAGATCATCGCCGAACTGCGCGGGCGGGTCTGGCCGCTGATCGCCGACGGCCGCGTCGTCCCGGTGATCGATGCCGAAATCCCGGTCGCCGATGCGGCCGAGGCGCATCGCCTGCTCGATGCCTCGGGCGCGTTCGGCAAGGTGGTGCTGCGGATCCGCGACGAGTGA
- a CDS encoding GNAT family N-acetyltransferase, with product MTQTTPIPLPHPGSPTNHATKQRPPQQPIRIGEGQYGGPMAITGPDTVVYRAARPEDAKAINGIDDSFSTNTILTVTSTNDGFALKETPVTPPIHKQFPKDDDHPWGENPTDTIVAVANQQVCGFVTTEYETWNRRLTIVEIRVAPTHRGHGIGRALLNQAIQRAREQGAGHVWLEVTNINTPAIHLYRKAGFTFCGLDTSLYKNTESATETALFMTHPC from the coding sequence GTGACCCAGACCACCCCAATCCCGTTGCCACACCCCGGTTCTCCCACCAACCACGCAACCAAACAACGCCCGCCGCAGCAGCCGATCCGTATCGGCGAAGGCCAATACGGTGGGCCAATGGCAATCACCGGCCCCGACACCGTGGTCTACCGCGCGGCACGCCCCGAGGACGCGAAGGCGATCAACGGCATCGACGACTCATTCAGCACCAACACGATTCTGACGGTGACCAGCACCAACGACGGATTCGCTCTAAAGGAAACACCGGTAACCCCACCGATCCACAAGCAATTCCCAAAAGACGACGACCACCCCTGGGGCGAGAACCCGACCGACACGATCGTCGCAGTAGCCAACCAACAGGTGTGCGGGTTCGTCACCACCGAATACGAGACATGGAACAGACGCCTGACCATCGTCGAAATCCGCGTGGCCCCAACACATCGAGGCCACGGCATCGGCCGAGCCCTACTGAATCAGGCCATCCAGCGCGCCCGCGAACAGGGAGCCGGCCACGTCTGGCTGGAGGTCACCAATATCAACACCCCAGCCATCCACCTGTACCGGAAGGCAGGATTCACCTTCTGCGGACTAGACACCTCGCTCTACAAGAACACGGAATCAGCCACCGAAACAGCACTGTTCATGACCCACCCCTGCTGA
- a CDS encoding bacterial proteasome activator family protein has translation MTQSDETPDSIVVIGPEGRPLIIPADAVSDTPLTAQVVTDSDESKKDKDNPDERDDSGESLADMVEQPAKVMRIGTMIKQLLEEVRAAPLDDASRTRLREIHKSSIRELEQGLAPDLREELERLALPFSDDAIPSDAELRIAQAQLVGWLEGLFHGIQTALFAQQMAARAQLEQMRQGALPPGIHAHDPRGSQSGPVSGGSGQYL, from the coding sequence ATGACGCAATCGGATGAGACTCCGGACTCCATCGTCGTGATCGGACCCGAGGGCCGGCCGTTGATCATCCCCGCGGATGCGGTGTCGGACACTCCCCTCACCGCACAGGTGGTGACCGACAGCGATGAGAGCAAGAAGGATAAGGACAACCCGGACGAGCGCGACGACTCCGGCGAATCCCTCGCGGACATGGTCGAACAGCCCGCGAAGGTGATGCGCATCGGAACGATGATCAAACAGCTGCTCGAAGAGGTGCGCGCGGCTCCGCTCGACGACGCCAGCCGCACCCGGCTGCGGGAAATCCACAAATCATCGATCCGCGAGCTGGAACAGGGCCTCGCCCCCGATCTGCGCGAGGAGCTCGAGCGCCTCGCGCTACCGTTCAGCGACGACGCGATCCCCTCCGATGCCGAACTCCGCATCGCCCAGGCGCAGCTGGTCGGCTGGCTGGAGGGTCTGTTCCACGGCATCCAAACCGCGTTGTTCGCCCAGCAGATGGCCGCACGGGCCCAGCTGGAGCAGATGCGCCAGGGCGCGCTGCCGCCCGGAATCCACGCACACGACCCGCGCGGTAGCCAGTCCGGCCCGGTATCCGGCGGTTCGGGACAGTATTTGTGA
- the wzm gene encoding galactan export ABC transporter permease subunit Wzm/RfbD has protein sequence MVSDSQTFHRAFKDLRDGFAQRELWLSLGWQDIKQRYRRSVLGPFWITIATAVQASAMGLLYATLFDSPLGDYLPYVTIGLIIWNVINASIIEGSEVFIANEGLIKQLPSALSVHIYRLVWRQLLFFAHNIVIYAVLLAVFGVWRHLSPASLLAIPAIVLIFLNSMWVSIVFGIFSTRYRDIAPILSSTTLMLFVLTPVMWKAQALASHVNGGSSRARLVEIVPTYHYLEIVRAPLLGEPQALRHWAIVLAITVVGWIVAIFAMRQYRSRVPYWV, from the coding sequence CTGGTGTCGGATTCGCAGACCTTCCACCGCGCGTTCAAGGACCTACGCGACGGTTTCGCACAGCGCGAACTCTGGCTGTCGCTGGGCTGGCAGGACATCAAGCAGCGGTATCGGCGGTCGGTGCTCGGACCGTTCTGGATCACCATCGCCACCGCCGTGCAGGCATCGGCCATGGGTCTGCTCTACGCGACCCTGTTCGACAGTCCGCTGGGCGACTATCTGCCCTATGTGACGATCGGCTTGATCATCTGGAATGTGATCAACGCGAGCATCATCGAGGGCTCCGAGGTCTTCATCGCCAATGAGGGCCTGATCAAACAACTTCCGTCGGCGTTGAGCGTGCACATCTATCGGCTGGTGTGGCGGCAATTGCTGTTCTTCGCGCACAACATCGTCATTTATGCGGTGCTGCTCGCGGTGTTCGGGGTTTGGCGGCATCTGAGCCCGGCCAGCCTGCTCGCCATTCCGGCGATCGTGCTGATATTCCTCAATTCGATGTGGGTGTCGATCGTGTTCGGCATTTTCAGCACCCGCTACCGCGATATCGCGCCCATCCTCAGCAGCACCACGTTGATGCTGTTCGTCCTCACCCCGGTGATGTGGAAGGCTCAGGCCCTGGCGTCGCATGTCAACGGGGGCAGTAGCCGGGCCAGGCTGGTCGAGATCGTGCCGACCTATCACTACCTGGAAATCGTGCGCGCCCCGCTGCTCGGTGAACCGCAGGCGCTGCGGCACTGGGCGATCGTGCTGGCGATCACCGTGGTCGGCTGGATCGTGGCGATCTTCGCAATGCGGCAGTACCGTTCGCGCGTGCCGTACTGGGTATAG
- the hisC gene encoding histidinol-phosphate transaminase encodes MTAHIRPDLEAIPAYVPGRNHPGAVKLASNETTFGPLPAAAKAIAEAAEAANRYPDNQASELRAALARFLDVAVANIAVGCGSVALCQELVQITCAAPSDEVVFAWRSFEAYPIVTQVGNATAVKVPLTADLSHDLDAMAAAVTERTKLIYVCNPNNPTGTALGRAELERFLDAVPRRVLVVLDEAYYEYLRLTPETRPDGVELGRTRPNVVVLRTFSKAYGLAGLRAGYAVGAPEVITALMKVHIPFSVNRVAQAAAIASLEARHELLDRTDTLIVERERVRDALLAAGYRVPPSETNFVWLPLGSRSAEYGEASADEGVLLRPYGADGVRVTIGDPHENDRFLRFATDPAVLERFAG; translated from the coding sequence GTGACAGCGCACATCCGGCCGGATCTCGAGGCGATCCCGGCGTACGTCCCTGGCCGTAACCATCCCGGTGCGGTGAAGCTTGCCAGCAACGAAACCACGTTCGGCCCGCTACCCGCGGCCGCGAAGGCCATCGCCGAGGCGGCCGAGGCGGCGAATCGGTATCCGGACAATCAAGCCAGTGAGTTGCGTGCGGCGCTCGCGCGGTTTCTCGATGTCGCGGTGGCGAATATCGCGGTCGGCTGCGGCAGCGTCGCGCTGTGCCAGGAGCTGGTGCAGATCACCTGCGCCGCACCCTCCGATGAGGTGGTGTTCGCCTGGCGCTCGTTCGAGGCGTATCCGATCGTCACCCAGGTCGGCAACGCGACGGCGGTGAAGGTGCCGCTGACGGCGGATCTGTCGCACGATTTGGACGCGATGGCGGCGGCGGTCACCGAGCGCACGAAGTTGATCTACGTCTGTAATCCCAACAATCCCACGGGAACCGCGCTCGGCCGGGCCGAGTTGGAGCGTTTCCTCGACGCGGTGCCGCGGCGGGTGCTCGTGGTGCTGGACGAGGCGTATTACGAGTATCTGCGGCTGACTCCCGAAACTCGGCCCGACGGTGTGGAATTGGGCCGCACCCGGCCGAATGTCGTTGTTTTGCGCACGTTTTCCAAGGCGTACGGTCTGGCGGGCCTGCGGGCCGGTTACGCGGTGGGCGCTCCCGAGGTGATCACCGCGCTGATGAAGGTGCACATCCCGTTCAGCGTGAACCGGGTCGCGCAGGCCGCGGCCATCGCCTCGCTGGAGGCGCGGCACGAATTGCTGGACCGCACAGACACTCTCATCGTCGAGCGCGAACGCGTCCGCGACGCGCTGCTCGCCGCCGGTTACCGGGTGCCGCCGAGCGAGACGAATTTCGTATGGCTGCCGCTCGGTTCGCGCAGCGCCGAGTACGGCGAGGCAAGCGCGGACGAGGGCGTGCTGCTGCGGCCCTACGGCGCCGACGGCGTGCGGGTCACCATCGGCGACCCGCACGAGAACGACCGCTTCCTCCGGTTCGCCACCGATCCCGCTGTGCTGGAACGGTTTGCCGGATAG
- a CDS encoding alpha/beta hydrolase codes for MSVALFSGASAFGAPPVLAEPPANTGSSDGPGKAEPTVTPRPRTAAIESVEPITDRLLRVFVRSPAMQRTVQVQVLLPRNQTQSRPTVYMLDGRSTPPESNNWIEMGRAVQFYDDKDVNVVFTVGGPASFYTDWQKPDPVLGTNMWETFLTKELPPLLDAKFDGNGRNAVMGVSMGAEAAMMLAFRQPTLYQAVAAHSGCFSTGTDLGQAQARAVIASYNGKADNMFGPQDDPQWLAHDTNLHADALRGKTIYLSVGSGIPGQYDTPDSPDIANTIGFGGPLEAATNMCTARLVQRLVSIGIPVTADFRLTGTHSWPYWADELVKSWPTIAPAIGTR; via the coding sequence GTGAGCGTCGCGCTCTTCAGCGGCGCGTCGGCGTTCGGCGCTCCCCCGGTACTGGCCGAACCGCCCGCGAACACCGGATCCTCGGACGGGCCCGGCAAAGCGGAGCCCACCGTCACGCCGCGGCCGCGAACCGCCGCGATCGAAAGCGTCGAGCCGATCACCGATCGGCTGCTGCGCGTCTTCGTCCGGTCGCCGGCCATGCAGCGCACGGTCCAGGTGCAGGTTCTGTTGCCGCGCAATCAAACTCAGTCGCGTCCGACGGTGTACATGCTCGACGGGCGCAGCACGCCGCCCGAATCGAACAACTGGATCGAGATGGGCCGCGCTGTCCAGTTCTACGACGACAAAGATGTGAACGTGGTGTTCACCGTCGGCGGCCCGGCCAGCTTCTACACCGATTGGCAGAAGCCCGACCCGGTACTCGGCACCAATATGTGGGAAACGTTCCTCACCAAGGAATTGCCGCCGCTGCTCGACGCGAAGTTCGACGGCAACGGGCGCAACGCGGTGATGGGCGTTTCGATGGGCGCCGAGGCCGCGATGATGCTCGCCTTCCGGCAGCCGACGCTCTACCAGGCCGTCGCCGCGCACAGCGGATGTTTCTCCACCGGAACCGATCTCGGACAGGCGCAGGCGCGTGCGGTGATCGCCAGCTATAACGGCAAGGCGGACAACATGTTCGGGCCGCAGGACGATCCGCAGTGGCTGGCTCACGACACCAACCTGCACGCGGATGCGTTGCGCGGCAAGACAATCTACCTTTCCGTCGGCAGCGGTATCCCGGGCCAATACGACACCCCGGACAGTCCGGATATCGCCAACACCATCGGTTTCGGCGGACCGCTGGAGGCCGCGACCAATATGTGTACGGCCAGGCTGGTGCAGCGGCTGGTCAGCATCGGCATTCCGGTGACGGCGGACTTCCGCCTCACCGGAACCCACTCCTGGCCCTACTGGGCCGATGAACTGGTCAAGTCGTGGCCGACCATCGCGCCCGCGATCGGCACTCGCTGA
- a CDS encoding nitric oxide synthase oxygenase, whose amino-acid sequence MPFSLDLKRRLRECDEFFRLPELAHLDSQRRRSALEQLEQTGTYSQTAEEILIGAKLAWRNHARCVGRKHWRSLKLLDARRVRSARELAEVCWQHLHMATNNGAVQSLITVGPPRQPDGREFRIVSPQLIRYAGYRNGDGTVTGDAAHVALTEFAMKLGWRGAGTPFDILPLLISTPDEPIRWFDIPPDLVLEVELEHPDFDWFTGLGLRWHAVPAVANMNLEIGGVTYPFAPFNGWYMGAEIGARNLSDTNRYNMLPLIGEMMGLDTSAERTLWRDRALVELNRAVLFSYRKAGVHIVDHHTVAKQFCDHVNREKAAGRTCPTDWSWINPPISSGLTPTFHQYYDPPDHDIRPNFVRRDFRNDAV is encoded by the coding sequence ATGCCTTTCAGCCTCGACCTGAAGCGGCGACTGCGCGAATGCGACGAATTCTTCCGACTACCCGAACTCGCTCACCTGGACTCGCAGCGTCGCCGCAGCGCACTGGAGCAGCTCGAACAGACCGGCACCTATTCGCAGACCGCGGAGGAAATCCTGATCGGCGCCAAACTGGCGTGGCGCAATCACGCCCGCTGTGTCGGCCGAAAGCATTGGCGTTCACTGAAGTTGCTCGACGCGCGCCGGGTACGGAGCGCACGGGAACTGGCCGAGGTGTGCTGGCAGCATCTGCACATGGCGACGAACAACGGTGCCGTCCAATCCCTCATCACCGTCGGACCGCCCCGGCAGCCCGACGGACGCGAATTCCGCATTGTCAGCCCGCAACTCATCCGGTACGCCGGATACCGCAACGGCGACGGAACGGTCACCGGCGACGCGGCGCATGTCGCGCTCACCGAATTCGCGATGAAGCTCGGCTGGCGCGGCGCCGGAACACCGTTCGACATCCTGCCCCTACTCATCAGCACACCCGATGAACCGATCAGATGGTTCGACATCCCACCCGACCTGGTTTTGGAGGTGGAGCTGGAGCATCCGGACTTCGACTGGTTCACCGGGCTCGGGCTGCGCTGGCATGCGGTGCCCGCGGTCGCCAACATGAACCTCGAAATCGGCGGCGTCACATACCCGTTCGCACCATTCAACGGGTGGTACATGGGTGCCGAGATCGGTGCGCGGAACCTCAGCGACACCAACCGGTACAACATGCTGCCGCTGATCGGGGAAATGATGGGCCTGGACACCTCGGCGGAACGCACACTGTGGCGGGACCGCGCACTGGTCGAGCTGAACAGGGCCGTGCTGTTCAGCTATCGAAAGGCCGGCGTGCACATCGTCGACCACCACACGGTGGCCAAGCAGTTCTGTGATCACGTGAACCGCGAAAAGGCCGCCGGGCGAACCTGTCCCACCGATTGGAGTTGGATCAACCCGCCGATCTCATCCGGGCTGACTCCTACCTTTCACCAGTATTACGACCCACCGGATCACGACATCCGACCGAATTTCGTCCGCCGTGATTTCCGCAACGATGCTGTGTGA
- a CDS encoding HoxN/HupN/NixA family nickel/cobalt transporter, whose amino-acid sequence MAITIVALHIIGWGVLLLLVVPGQYMVQGAVFGVGLGVTAYTLGMRHAFDADHIAAIDNTTRKLVAENGSRKVQSVGFWFALGHSSVVFVLVGLLALGVRELATNLANDDSDLHRWTGLWGTSISGTFLILIGLLNLASLIGIWRVFRRLRQGDFDEARLERELNSRGLLNRVLGPVVRLVRKPVHMYPVGVLFGLGFDTVTEVGLLVIAGGAAATGLPWYSILVLPVLFSAGMALFDTLDGSFMSYAYDWAFAKPVRKIYYNLVITGLSVAVALLIGGQEIVSIFADKLGVESGVVAWIGNLDLGELGYIIVGLFGLTWAVAAAVWRFAKVEQRWQRDLASN is encoded by the coding sequence ATGGCGATCACGATCGTCGCCCTGCACATCATCGGTTGGGGTGTATTGCTGCTGCTGGTGGTGCCGGGGCAGTACATGGTGCAGGGCGCCGTATTCGGTGTCGGGCTCGGCGTCACCGCCTATACGCTCGGCATGCGGCACGCGTTCGACGCCGACCATATCGCCGCCATCGATAACACCACGCGAAAGTTGGTGGCGGAGAACGGAAGCCGCAAGGTGCAATCGGTCGGCTTCTGGTTCGCCCTCGGACATTCGAGCGTGGTTTTCGTGCTGGTCGGCCTGCTGGCCCTCGGGGTGCGTGAGTTGGCGACGAATCTGGCGAACGACGATTCGGATCTGCACCGCTGGACCGGCCTGTGGGGAACCAGCATCTCCGGAACGTTCCTCATCCTGATCGGCCTGCTGAATCTGGCCTCGCTGATCGGGATCTGGCGGGTGTTCCGGCGCCTGCGGCAGGGCGATTTCGACGAGGCGCGGCTCGAGCGTGAGCTCAACAGCCGCGGCCTGCTGAACCGGGTGCTTGGTCCGGTGGTCCGGTTGGTGCGGAAACCGGTGCACATGTATCCGGTCGGTGTGCTGTTCGGGCTCGGCTTCGACACCGTCACCGAGGTCGGCCTGCTGGTCATCGCGGGCGGAGCGGCCGCGACCGGACTGCCGTGGTATTCGATTCTCGTTCTGCCCGTGCTGTTTTCGGCAGGTATGGCACTGTTCGACACGCTCGATGGTTCGTTCATGAGCTACGCCTACGACTGGGCTTTCGCCAAACCGGTGCGCAAGATCTACTACAACCTGGTGATCACCGGACTCTCGGTGGCGGTGGCGCTGCTGATCGGCGGACAGGAGATCGTGTCCATTTTCGCCGACAAATTAGGGGTGGAATCCGGGGTGGTGGCCTGGATCGGGAACCTGGATCTCGGTGAGCTTGGTTACATAATTGTCGGTCTGTTCGGCCTCACCTGGGCGGTGGCGGCGGCGGTATGGCGGTTCGCGAAGGTGGAACAGCGCTGGCAGCGCGACCTCGCCTCGAACTGA
- a CDS encoding cysteine desulfurase-like protein → MTYDVARVRGLIPSLGDGWIHLDPQSGMLVPDSVSRAVSTGFRTSAFSHIGRHGAAMRSAAIVDAAREAVADLVGGDPAGVVLGPDRAVLLAWLAESLSSRLGLGTGIVLSRLDDEANVAPWLRIANRYGAHVRWAEVEIETCEMPSWQFEELIGPTARLVALTAASPIVGSAPAVRVAADRVHEVGGLLVADCFGAAPYALIDIDELNADVIAVSAPAWGGPQIGALVFRDPAFLDRIPSMSLNPYAKGAERLEVGGHQYALLAGLTTSIDYLAGLDERARGSRRERLEISITSLQDYHDQLFEHLMEVLDKIPNLTVIGRASTRIPTVSFTMAGMQAEKVAAKLGDNRIGTVSGVHGGSRLLDALGVNDEGGAVTIGLAPYTTRFEIDQLGRALAALE, encoded by the coding sequence ATGACTTACGACGTCGCGCGGGTTCGGGGCCTGATACCGTCCCTGGGCGACGGTTGGATTCATCTGGATCCGCAGTCCGGAATGCTGGTCCCGGATTCGGTATCCCGTGCCGTCTCAACGGGTTTCCGTACTTCCGCGTTCTCGCACATCGGCAGGCACGGCGCCGCGATGCGCAGCGCGGCCATCGTCGACGCGGCGCGCGAGGCCGTCGCGGATCTGGTCGGCGGCGATCCCGCGGGCGTGGTGCTCGGACCAGACCGCGCGGTTTTATTGGCCTGGCTCGCCGAATCGCTCAGCTCCCGGCTCGGGCTCGGCACCGGCATCGTGCTGTCCCGGCTCGACGACGAGGCCAATGTCGCGCCCTGGCTGCGCATCGCCAATCGCTATGGCGCGCACGTGCGTTGGGCCGAGGTGGAAATCGAAACATGTGAAATGCCGTCATGGCAATTCGAGGAGCTGATCGGACCGACGGCGCGCCTGGTCGCGCTCACCGCGGCCTCCCCGATCGTCGGCTCGGCGCCAGCGGTCCGGGTGGCCGCCGACCGCGTGCACGAGGTCGGCGGCCTGCTCGTCGCCGACTGCTTCGGCGCCGCGCCGTACGCGCTCATCGATATCGACGAACTCAACGCCGACGTGATCGCGGTCAGCGCGCCGGCCTGGGGCGGCCCGCAGATCGGCGCGCTGGTGTTCCGGGATCCGGCCTTCCTGGACCGGATTCCGTCGATGTCGTTGAACCCCTATGCGAAAGGTGCGGAACGGCTCGAGGTCGGCGGCCACCAGTACGCGCTGCTCGCGGGGCTCACCACCTCCATCGACTACCTCGCCGGGCTCGACGAACGAGCCCGCGGCAGCCGCCGCGAACGGCTCGAAATCTCCATCACCTCACTGCAGGACTACCACGACCAGCTCTTCGAGCATCTGATGGAAGTACTGGACAAGATCCCGAACCTCACCGTCATCGGGCGGGCCTCCACCCGCATTCCGACCGTCAGCTTCACCATGGCGGGCATGCAGGCGGAGAAGGTCGCGGCCAAACTCGGCGACAACCGGATCGGCACCGTCAGCGGGGTGCACGGCGGCAGCAGGCTGCTCGACGCGCTCGGCGTGAACGACGAAGGTGGGGCGGTCACCATCGGACTCGCCCCCTACACAACGAGATTCGAGATCGACCAGCTCGGCCGCGCCCTCGCCGCGCTGGAGTAG
- a CDS encoding alpha-hydroxy-acid oxidizing protein, producing MPELPMTAEGLARRAEQVLEPAVYAYIAGSASAERTAAANLSAFDRYRILPRMLRGTTGTGARDLTVEVLGTKLAAPVLTAPIGVLELLHKDGETAVAETTKELGIGMVLSTAASTAIEDVGAVAGDWWYQLYWPNDDELARSLVTRAERAGAKAIVVTVDTPSMGWRPRDLELAHLPFLRGKGIANYLSDPVFRAKLGTAPEDSEQAMQLAVLTWINLFGNHTLQPADIGRLREWTTLPIAVKGIQHPDDARLVVDAGADGVIVSNHGGRQVDGAVGSLDALPAVVASVGDRADILFDSGIRTGSDALIALALGAKAVLYGRPWTYGLGIAGRDGVRHALRVLLADLDATLGLSGYGKVSELDRSLLAAVR from the coding sequence ATGCCCGAATTGCCAATGACGGCCGAGGGTTTGGCGCGGCGGGCCGAACAGGTGCTGGAACCGGCGGTCTACGCATACATCGCGGGCAGCGCCTCGGCCGAACGCACCGCGGCCGCCAACCTCTCCGCCTTCGACCGGTACCGGATCCTGCCGCGAATGCTGCGCGGCACCACCGGCACCGGCGCGCGGGACCTCACGGTCGAAGTGCTCGGCACCAAATTGGCGGCGCCCGTGCTCACCGCGCCCATCGGCGTACTCGAACTGCTGCACAAGGACGGCGAAACCGCGGTCGCCGAAACCACCAAGGAACTCGGCATCGGCATGGTGCTCTCGACCGCGGCCTCCACCGCCATCGAAGACGTCGGCGCCGTCGCGGGCGACTGGTGGTACCAGCTCTACTGGCCCAACGACGACGAACTGGCCCGCTCGCTGGTCACCCGCGCGGAACGGGCGGGTGCCAAGGCGATCGTCGTCACCGTCGACACCCCGAGCATGGGCTGGCGGCCGCGCGACCTCGAACTCGCACACCTGCCCTTCCTGCGCGGCAAGGGCATCGCGAACTACCTGTCCGATCCGGTCTTCCGCGCGAAACTCGGCACCGCGCCCGAAGACAGCGAACAGGCCATGCAGTTGGCGGTGCTCACCTGGATCAACCTGTTCGGCAACCACACGCTGCAACCCGCCGACATCGGCAGGCTGCGCGAATGGACCACGCTGCCCATCGCGGTGAAAGGCATTCAACATCCCGACGATGCGCGCCTCGTCGTCGACGCGGGCGCCGACGGAGTGATCGTCAGCAACCACGGCGGCCGACAAGTAGACGGGGCCGTCGGCTCGCTCGACGCACTGCCCGCGGTGGTCGCCTCCGTCGGCGATCGCGCCGACATACTGTTCGACTCCGGCATCCGCACCGGTTCCGACGCGCTGATCGCCTTGGCGCTCGGCGCGAAAGCAGTGCTCTACGGCAGGCCGTGGACCTACGGCCTCGGCATCGCCGGCCGCGACGGCGTGCGACACGCACTGCGCGTCCTGCTCGCCGACCTCGACGCGACCCTCGGATTATCCGGATACGGGAAAGTCAGCGAGCTGGACCGCTCACTGCTCGCCGCCGTCCGCTGA